The genome window GAAGAAGCCCGTCACCAGGAAGTTGCGGAAGCTTTTGGTGTCGCCCGCGGCATTGAGCATGGAGTTGAGAATATAGTTGCCCATGAAGAAGATGCTGCCGGCAAAGAGGACGTTCATGTAGCCAGGGCCAGGGCCAGGTAGTCGCCGGAGGCCCCCATGAGCCGGAAGATCGCCGGTGACGCGACGAGCCCGGCGGCCGTGAGGAGCAGGGCGTGGAGCACCCCGAAGGAAACCGCCTGGGCCGCGTAGAGTTCGGCATCCTCGCGATTGCCGCTCCCCAGCGCATGGCCGATGAGGGCCGTGGCGCCCATGGAGGTTCCCGCCCCCAGGGCCAGAACGATGAAAAAGAGGGGAAAGGAAAGGGACAGGGCCGCCAGCGCTTGGTGGAGATGAGGCCGCCGTAGAAGGTGTCCACCACGTTGAACATGGTGTTGAAGAAAAAGCCGGTCCCCACGGGCACGGCGAGCCGGACCAGGAGTTGCGGGATGGGATCGCGGATCAGGTCGACAGAGGATTTCATCCTGCTAATAGTACCATCCTTGATCCGTTTGGGGACCACGCAGCACCGGCGCGCGGAACTCACAGCTTGAATTGGCCGACCAGGCGCTGGAGCTCCTCCGACTGTCTGGAAAGGGTGGCTGCCGCCCCGGCCGTTTCCGTCGCCCCCTGGGCGGTCTGGTCAACCACGGCGGTTATCTGCTGGATGTTGTTGGATATCTCTGCGGTGGTGCTGGTCTGCTGTTCGGCCGCGGTCGCTATCTGGTTGATCTGCTGGGTGACGTCGCTGATCTGCTGGAGGATGTGCTCCAGGGACCTGGCGGATTCGCCCGAGTACTCGGTTCCCTTCTCCACTTCCGCCACGCCTTCGTCGATCGCTGAAATGGCCTCTTTCGTCTCATTCTGAACGGATTTGATCATCTGGCTGATTTCGCGGGTCGCGCGGGTGGTGCGCTCCGCCAGGGCGCGGACTTCGTCGGCCACGACGGCGAAGCCGCGGCCCTGTTCTCCCGCCCGGGCGGCCTCGATGGCGGCATTCAGGGCCAGCAGGTTGGTCTGATCGGCAATGTCCTGGATGGTTTCGATGATCTGGCCGATCTGGTCCGACCGGGAACCCAACCCCTCGACGGTCCTGGCCGCGCCCTTGACCTTGCCGGCGATGCGCTCCATGCAATCCGTTGTCCGGCGAACCACCTCGGAGCCCGAACGGGCGGTAGCGCTGGCGCGGGTGGAGTTGTCCGCCGCGCTCAGGCAATTGTCGGCTATGTCGCTGGAGGTGGCGGCCATCTCTTCGCTGGCAACGGCAACCGTGTTGGCCTGGGATGCCACATTCTCCGTTCCCGAGGCGAT of Geobacter anodireducens contains these proteins:
- a CDS encoding chemotaxis protein; its protein translation is MSYLLNLYLHLKIRTRIILLCVCYSFCIIVAVVAGRVFSTSQAIVSTSVFVLLGALFSWLLFWTVNDALARIMGYLAGITRGDLTETIAPKRNNEISDIIRSIGGLQSTMREIISRISQTSEEVALASRQLQANADRIASGTENVASQANTVAVASEEMAATSSDIADNCLSAADNSTRASATARSGSEVVRRTTDCMERIAGKVKGAARTVEGLGSRSDQIGQIIETIQDIADQTNLLALNAAIEAARAGEQGRGFAVVADEVRALAERTTRATREISQMIKSVQNETKEAISAIDEGVAEVEKGTEYSGESARSLEHILQQISDVTQQINQIATAAEQQTSTTAEISNNIQQITAVVDQTAQGATETAGAAATLSRQSEELQRLVGQFKL